The following nucleotide sequence is from Streptomyces sp. NBC_00237.
GGTGGTATCGCGGTGCTTCACTGCCTCGTCGATGGCTGCGTACCGGGCGCGGAGGGCGACCTTGGACACCACGGGGTCGTGGTTCCACTGGGGTGCTCCGGGGCCGGTGAGTGCGCGGGTGATGACGTCGAGGTCGATCACGATGTCCGTCGCCTTGGCGTGGGAGGTGACCCACGACGACTTGCCCGCGGCCGGCGGACCGGTGATGACGTACAGCACCAGCCCTCCCTCTACGGTCGCCAGTCGCTGCGGTAGTCGGGATGGGCGGCGTAGGGCAGGGCGAGGAAGCGCAGCGTCGACTCGGAGGTGTGCGGTGCGTGCATCGGCGTCTCGCTGTCGCCCCGTACCCAGCGCTCACCGCCAGCCTCCCAGGCCGGGCCCATCGAGCGCAGACTGCATGACCCGCTGAATGAGTGCTCGGTGCGGCAGCCGGTAGGACACTCGGCGGGTGAGGCATCCAGCATCCGCCGTTTGGCGTCGACCTCGGCGAGGACGCGGGCCGGGTCGTGGCGGGCGATGTGCCTGACGAAGACCTCGGCAACATCCTCGGCTTCGCCCGCGATGCTCGTGACCACGGGATAGGCCGAGGAGTCCGGGTCAGCGATCACGGCTGCCCTATCGGGATCAGCCCAATACTGCACGTTCCAGGTCGGGCGTTTCTCCACCCACTCTTCGGGCTCACTCGCCGCCCGTGCCGCCGCTTCGTCTTCGGCGAGGCGGGCATGCAGAAACTCCACCAGGTCGTCAGTCACGTGGGTCATGGTGTCACCACCTTCTCGACGCGCGGGCCTGCGCGGTCACTAGTCGGTTGCCGCGTGCGCTGTTGCAACGCCGGTGCGCGCTCCTCGCATTGGCCGGGTCGAGCAGGCTCCCGCCTCTCGACAGTGGGACGAGGTGGTCGAGGGTGAAGGAGTCCCGGTGTGTGGGCGGGAGGGTGGGGTCGATGTCGTGGCCGCACAGCCAGCACGGGTAACCGAGGGCGCGCTGTACGGCGACGAGGCGGCGGTAGGGGCGCCCGGTGCGCGGGTTGCCAGTCACGGGCGCCCACCTCCGTCAGACGTCGCCGAGTACCTCGGCTCGCGCGGCGTCCACCTTGCGGTTGAGCGCACCGGTCATGCGGAACACGGTGAAGGTCAGCAGCAGGAAGACGACGACGAGTAGCACCTGTGTGATCACCGAGACGATGGCGATGCTGCGGGTGGCGCT
It contains:
- a CDS encoding AAA family ATPase — encoded protein: MLYVITGPPAAGKSSWVTSHAKATDIVIDLDVITRALTGPGAPQWNHDPVVSKVALRARYAAIDEAVKHRDTTDVYLIHTMPSPRWKAKYRRWDAKEIVVDPGRDVVTQRVRDMRQPALEAVVTRWYTQQRKGGSRAITPQSSRAW
- a CDS encoding DUF6221 family protein, with translation MTHVTDDLVEFLHARLAEDEAAARAASEPEEWVEKRPTWNVQYWADPDRAAVIADPDSSAYPVVTSIAGEAEDVAEVFVRHIARHDPARVLAEVDAKRRMLDASPAECPTGCRTEHSFSGSCSLRSMGPAWEAGGERWVRGDSETPMHAPHTSESTLRFLALPYAAHPDYRSDWRP
- a CDS encoding HNH endonuclease, which gives rise to MTGNPRTGRPYRRLVAVQRALGYPCWLCGHDIDPTLPPTHRDSFTLDHLVPLSRGGSLLDPANARSAHRRCNSARGNRLVTAQARASRRW